In Candidatus Anaeroferrophillus wilburensis, the following proteins share a genomic window:
- a CDS encoding CoA-binding protein yields the protein METVALLGASDKKERYAYKAQNMLAEYGHKVIPVSHRVETVDGIPCRPDVSSIDETIDTVTVYVNPTILQKIVPEIIAKKPARVILNPGTEDDHIEAQLTDAGIRVVRACTLVLLRTDQYMIA from the coding sequence ATGGAAACGGTAGCCCTCTTGGGAGCCAGCGATAAAAAAGAAAGATACGCCTACAAGGCTCAGAACATGCTTGCTGAGTATGGCCATAAGGTCATCCCGGTCAGTCACCGGGTCGAAACGGTGGATGGCATCCCCTGCCGGCCTGACGTCAGCTCCATTGATGAAACCATCGATACGGTAACCGTCTACGTCAACCCGACAATTCTGCAAAAAATCGTCCCGGAGATCATCGCGAAAAAACCGGCCAGGGTAATCCTCAATCCAGGCACCGAAGATGACCATATCGAAGCGCAGCTGACCGACGCAGGCATCAGGGTGGTCAGGGCCTGCACCCTGGTCCTCCTGAGAACCGACCAGTACATGATCGCCTAG
- a CDS encoding glycosyltransferase, with amino-acid sequence MDRQYDTALRPYMHKRLEEIQEADILVGIPCFNNEDTITHVARMVSQGIFQYYPHHRAVIMIADGGSTDDSRDRITELQLKPWQEKLVTIYRGIGGKGTALRAVFEAAHTLNVKVCACVDSDLRSINPDWVKYLLDPVLEKGFEFVAPIYSRYKYDGTITNNIVYNLVRSLYGKRIRQPIGGDFAFSSGLAKHYLEQDVWGSDIARFGIDVWMTTNALMQGAKVCQANLGVKIHDAKDPAAALGPMFRQVCGTLFALMGEHEKFWMGIDHSDPVPVFGMEGFLEPQPVKVNQPRMVREFKEGMRLFAPLWKGLFSAEVFGELEKAARLEADQFAFPVEVWAKLVYELAAKYHHLEQHRMKMLSVMTPLYLARVASFINRTREMDSLASEQVVEEQARVFEDQKPYLRQIWNNGEHPGELEKALAAED; translated from the coding sequence ATGGACAGACAATATGACACCGCCCTGCGACCTTACATGCACAAGCGCCTTGAGGAGATCCAGGAAGCCGATATCCTGGTGGGGATTCCCTGCTTCAATAATGAAGATACCATCACCCATGTGGCGCGGATGGTGTCCCAGGGCATTTTCCAGTACTATCCCCATCACCGGGCGGTAATCATGATCGCCGACGGCGGTTCCACCGACGATTCCCGGGACCGCATCACGGAGTTGCAGCTCAAACCCTGGCAGGAGAAGCTGGTTACCATCTATCGGGGAATCGGCGGCAAGGGGACGGCCCTGCGCGCGGTGTTCGAGGCCGCCCACACCCTCAATGTGAAGGTGTGTGCCTGCGTCGATTCGGACCTCAGGAGCATCAATCCCGACTGGGTGAAATACCTGCTTGATCCGGTGCTGGAAAAGGGGTTTGAATTTGTGGCGCCCATCTACTCGCGCTATAAATATGATGGTACGATCACCAACAACATCGTTTATAACCTGGTACGTTCTTTGTATGGCAAGCGGATCCGTCAGCCCATCGGCGGCGATTTTGCCTTCTCCAGCGGGCTGGCTAAACACTATCTGGAGCAGGATGTCTGGGGCAGTGATATTGCCCGTTTCGGCATCGATGTCTGGATGACCACCAATGCCCTGATGCAGGGGGCCAAAGTATGCCAGGCCAACCTGGGAGTGAAAATCCACGACGCCAAGGACCCGGCCGCGGCTTTGGGGCCCATGTTTCGTCAGGTTTGCGGTACCTTGTTCGCCCTCATGGGAGAGCATGAAAAGTTCTGGATGGGGATTGACCATAGCGACCCGGTACCGGTCTTCGGGATGGAAGGTTTCCTCGAACCGCAGCCGGTGAAGGTCAATCAGCCGCGCATGGTCAGGGAATTCAAAGAGGGCATGCGCCTGTTCGCGCCCCTCTGGAAAGGGTTGTTCTCCGCGGAGGTGTTCGGCGAACTGGAGAAGGCGGCCAGGTTGGAAGCGGACCAGTTTGCTTTTCCGGTGGAAGTCTGGGCCAAGCTGGTGTATGAACTGGCGGCCAAGTATCATCATCTGGAGCAGCATCGCATGAAGATGCTGTCGGTGATGACCCCGTTATATCTGGCCCGGGTGGCCTCGTTCATCAACCGGACCAGGGAGATGGATTCACTGGCTTCCGAGCAGGTGGTGGAGGAGCAGGCCCGGGTGTTCGAGGACCAGAAACCCTATCTGCGCCAGATTTGGAACAATGGGGAGCACCCCGGGGAACTTGAAAAAGCTCTGGCTGCGGAGGATTAG
- a CDS encoding phosphate/phosphite/phosphonate ABC transporter substrate-binding protein → MKRMKWAIVFLLMLLFIGGCGEREKSEETVESTKPTLQIGLLPEQNIFSQKKRYEPLAAYISRQAGVTVNLKILSRYGNIIDNFISGDLDGAFFGSFTGALAIRKLGVEPLARPEYNDGTSTYYGMIFTRKDSGIQSARDMKGKRFAFVDMVTTAGWLLPLHYFQEHGIDDYRSWFGETYFAGTHEDAIYDVLNGKADVGAAKNQVFYRLARKNPALTEELTILMTSPEVPANGLAVRHDLDETLKKRLKDVLIHMDLSEEGKRVLQSLGVQRFIETTVQDYQPVFDFANHIGLDLSTYDYLNQ, encoded by the coding sequence ATGAAGAGGATGAAATGGGCTATAGTTTTTTTGCTGATGCTGTTGTTCATTGGTGGGTGCGGCGAGCGGGAAAAGAGCGAGGAAACGGTGGAAAGCACCAAGCCGACGCTGCAGATCGGCCTGCTTCCCGAGCAGAATATCTTCAGCCAGAAAAAACGCTATGAGCCGCTGGCTGCCTATATTTCCCGGCAGGCAGGAGTGACCGTGAATCTTAAAATTCTTTCCCGTTATGGCAACATTATTGATAATTTCATCTCTGGTGACCTGGATGGTGCTTTTTTCGGTAGTTTTACCGGTGCCCTGGCAATCAGAAAGCTGGGGGTGGAGCCCCTCGCCAGGCCCGAATACAACGATGGCACCTCCACCTATTACGGCATGATTTTTACCCGCAAGGACAGCGGCATCCAATCAGCTCGTGATATGAAAGGAAAACGGTTTGCTTTCGTGGATATGGTAACCACCGCCGGCTGGCTCCTGCCCTTGCACTATTTTCAGGAACATGGCATTGACGATTATCGCTCTTGGTTCGGAGAAACCTATTTTGCCGGTACCCATGAAGATGCCATCTACGATGTGCTTAACGGCAAGGCTGATGTGGGGGCGGCAAAAAACCAGGTTTTTTATCGATTGGCCCGGAAAAACCCGGCCCTGACCGAGGAATTGACCATCCTGATGACCTCGCCTGAGGTGCCGGCAAATGGTCTGGCGGTGCGACACGATCTTGATGAAACACTGAAGAAAAGGCTTAAAGATGTCCTGATCCATATGGACCTCAGCGAAGAAGGTAAACGTGTTCTGCAAAGCCTGGGGGTGCAGCGGTTCATTGAAACCACGGTGCAGGACTATCAGCCGGTTTTTGATTTTGCCAATCATATCGGCCTCGACCTGTCGACCTATGATTACCTTAATCAGTGA
- a CDS encoding DUF2284 domain-containing protein: protein MSDLPLTVLRRLAAHLGASDVALLNAADIVVEDRLAALCREPGCEWYGQSCSCPPHVGGPAVFRKLLEIYPQALAFRIDAPKEVLFSADRREVFHLLHTIAADLEAAAEKEGFSRAAAFAGGSCKDIFCTDQSDCRVLAIGGSCRHPEAARPSLSGFGVNVSHLLQTAEWEDASATGALPDEADNTMPLVGLVLLG, encoded by the coding sequence ATGAGTGATCTTCCATTGACCGTCCTGCGTCGGCTGGCCGCTCACCTGGGAGCCAGCGATGTGGCATTGCTGAATGCTGCCGATATTGTGGTCGAAGACCGGCTGGCTGCCCTCTGTCGTGAGCCTGGCTGTGAATGGTACGGCCAGTCATGCAGCTGCCCGCCGCATGTCGGCGGCCCGGCCGTTTTCAGGAAACTTCTGGAGATCTATCCCCAGGCCCTGGCGTTTCGCATCGATGCCCCGAAAGAGGTCCTTTTCTCCGCTGATCGGCGGGAAGTCTTTCATCTGCTGCACACCATTGCCGCAGATCTTGAAGCGGCCGCTGAAAAAGAGGGATTCAGCCGTGCGGCAGCGTTTGCCGGCGGGTCCTGCAAGGATATCTTCTGCACTGATCAGAGTGATTGTCGGGTGCTGGCCATCGGCGGCTCCTGCCGCCACCCGGAAGCCGCACGGCCATCCCTTTCCGGGTTTGGCGTCAATGTGTCACACCTGCTGCAGACTGCCGAATGGGAAGACGCCTCCGCAACCGGTGCTTTGCCGGATGAGGCGGATAACACCATGCCGCTGGTTGGCCTGGTGCTGCTGGGGTAG
- a CDS encoding efflux RND transporter permease subunit, producing MKLPEFSVKQPVATMMLFLAIVIIGVFSLFRLNIDMFPDISPPVVSILTTWPGASAADVETEVTKAIEDEVNAASNLDTLTSKSLDNLSVVICKFDWGTSLDEATNDIRDKLELAKRALPDDVELPMLYRFSSATAPVMFITISGDQSWPRLFRLVDKGIGDELRRVPGVGAIQLYGGQRRRINVYFDLKKIEAYHLTLAGINEVLASENLNIPSGNIKSGMQEYFLRVPGRFREMEEIGATIVGYHRGRPVYLHDVARVEDDFKPMELNGWGDGKPAIVMLLQKQTGRNTVEVIQRVEKKLDAMKAWLPSDVQINIVLNNAEDILTSIRNLRETLMWGIALVVLVTLLFLRQFRASLIIALAIPGSLIISFIFLYLFDYTINLTSLMALAIGAGMVVDNGVVVLENIIRHQEQGEELGRAAMAGAGEMGLAITASTMTTVVVFVPLMFLEGLAGIIFKQLGFVIIITLLASLFTALSLTPMLSSRWIRQADDTNGGGILRVFHRWSEKGFLVLERSYGVLLGWALGRRKTVFLLAVAVFVSSLSLIPFLSTSFMPAVDSGSLSIDLRLAEGTRIEETNQAIVDIFSDIDGILLPGELRHSYAFDGHTETGKGVALGFDEGTNVGQVGLKLVDRDQRRRSVKEVAMLVRQRIERLPGITKLKVTDRDPVSAILMGNVKPVALEIQGSNIDEVVAFARRVAVRFAAIPGLVDISISQKDPRPELWINIDREKAAALGLRVASIAMPLRNYFYGREATRYRDAGDSFAIFTRLASGDKDNLETLLNVPLTSVDGRTIRLRNVVAVAEGSGPIEIERKNRQKIVRVEADLFQRSLGAATADIKKVLGGMDIPLGISTGFGGDIEEQKKAFADLTLLLVLGIVLVYMVMASLFGNLRDPFIVMFSVPFAFTGVLYAFYLTNTTLGIISFMGVVMLMGIVVNNAIVLLDYIHQLKRRGTATYAAVVEAGRSRLRPVLMTTLTTFFGMLPMAVSHKVGAEVWNPLGITMLGGLAVSTLVTLVLIPTVYYQLESRREQ from the coding sequence ATGAAACTGCCTGAATTTTCCGTCAAACAGCCGGTGGCAACCATGATGCTCTTTCTTGCCATCGTGATCATTGGCGTTTTTTCGTTGTTTCGCCTCAATATCGACATGTTTCCCGACATCAGCCCGCCGGTGGTTTCCATCCTCACCACCTGGCCGGGGGCCAGCGCCGCCGATGTGGAAACCGAGGTGACCAAGGCCATCGAGGATGAGGTGAATGCGGCCAGCAACCTGGACACCCTGACCTCCAAATCGCTTGACAATCTGTCGGTGGTGATCTGCAAGTTCGACTGGGGCACCAGCCTTGATGAGGCCACCAATGATATCCGCGACAAGCTGGAGCTGGCCAAACGGGCGCTGCCCGATGACGTTGAACTGCCGATGCTCTACCGGTTTAGCAGCGCGACGGCGCCGGTCATGTTTATCACCATCAGCGGCGACCAGAGCTGGCCGCGGCTGTTTCGCCTGGTGGACAAGGGGATCGGTGACGAGCTGCGGCGGGTGCCGGGGGTGGGGGCCATCCAGCTCTACGGCGGCCAGCGGCGGCGGATCAACGTCTACTTTGACCTCAAAAAGATTGAAGCCTATCACCTGACGCTTGCCGGGATCAATGAGGTGCTGGCCAGCGAGAATCTCAACATTCCTTCCGGCAATATCAAATCCGGAATGCAGGAGTATTTTCTCCGGGTTCCCGGTCGCTTCCGCGAGATGGAGGAGATCGGCGCCACGATTGTCGGCTACCATCGCGGCCGGCCGGTTTACCTGCATGACGTGGCCCGGGTTGAGGATGACTTCAAACCCATGGAGCTGAACGGCTGGGGCGACGGCAAGCCGGCCATCGTTATGCTGCTGCAGAAACAGACCGGCAGGAATACGGTCGAAGTCATCCAGCGGGTTGAGAAGAAGCTGGATGCCATGAAGGCCTGGCTGCCAAGTGACGTGCAGATCAACATCGTCCTCAATAATGCTGAAGATATTCTTACGTCGATCAGGAACCTGCGGGAAACCCTGATGTGGGGGATTGCCCTGGTGGTGCTGGTGACCCTGCTGTTTCTCCGCCAGTTTCGTGCCTCCCTGATCATTGCCCTGGCGATTCCCGGTTCGCTGATCATCTCCTTCATCTTCCTCTACCTTTTCGACTACACCATCAATCTGACTTCGCTCATGGCCCTGGCCATCGGTGCCGGCATGGTGGTGGACAACGGGGTGGTGGTGCTGGAAAACATCATCCGCCATCAGGAGCAGGGGGAAGAGCTGGGGCGGGCGGCCATGGCCGGCGCCGGCGAAATGGGGCTGGCGATTACCGCTTCAACCATGACCACGGTGGTGGTCTTCGTGCCGCTGATGTTTCTCGAGGGCCTGGCGGGCATTATCTTCAAGCAGCTTGGTTTTGTCATTATCATTACCCTGCTGGCCTCGCTGTTTACCGCCCTCAGCCTGACTCCCATGCTGTCGTCACGGTGGATACGGCAGGCGGACGACACCAATGGCGGCGGCATCCTGCGCGTTTTCCACCGTTGGAGCGAGAAGGGATTCCTTGTGCTGGAGCGGAGTTATGGGGTGCTGCTGGGCTGGGCGCTGGGCCGGCGGAAAACGGTTTTCCTGTTGGCAGTGGCGGTTTTTGTCAGCAGTCTGTCGCTGATTCCCTTTCTTTCCACCTCTTTTATGCCGGCGGTGGATTCCGGCTCCCTGTCCATCGATCTGCGGCTGGCGGAGGGAACCCGCATCGAGGAGACCAACCAGGCGATCGTCGACATCTTCAGCGACATCGACGGGATTCTGCTGCCCGGTGAGCTGCGCCATTCCTACGCCTTTGACGGCCATACGGAGACCGGCAAAGGGGTGGCCCTGGGTTTTGATGAGGGCACCAACGTCGGCCAGGTGGGGCTCAAACTGGTGGATCGGGATCAGCGCCGGCGGAGCGTCAAAGAGGTGGCCATGCTGGTCCGTCAGCGGATTGAGAGGCTGCCCGGGATTACCAAACTGAAAGTAACCGACCGTGATCCGGTGAGTGCTATTCTGATGGGTAATGTGAAGCCGGTTGCCCTGGAGATCCAGGGCAGCAACATCGACGAGGTGGTTGCCTTTGCCAGGCGGGTGGCGGTGCGGTTTGCGGCTATTCCGGGGTTGGTGGACATCTCCATCAGCCAGAAGGACCCGCGGCCGGAGCTGTGGATCAACATTGATCGGGAGAAGGCTGCCGCCCTGGGGCTGCGGGTGGCCAGTATTGCGATGCCGCTGAGGAACTATTTTTATGGCCGGGAAGCGACCCGCTACCGGGATGCCGGTGACAGCTTCGCCATTTTTACCCGGCTGGCCAGCGGTGACAAGGATAATCTCGAAACCCTGCTCAATGTGCCGTTAACATCGGTTGACGGCCGGACGATTCGCCTGCGCAATGTGGTGGCGGTGGCCGAGGGCAGCGGCCCGATTGAGATCGAACGGAAGAACCGGCAGAAAATTGTCAGGGTTGAAGCGGATCTTTTTCAGCGGTCCCTGGGAGCGGCGACTGCTGACATCAAAAAGGTCCTGGGCGGGATGGATATCCCCCTCGGGATCTCCACCGGCTTCGGTGGTGATATCGAGGAGCAGAAGAAAGCTTTTGCCGATTTGACCTTGCTGCTGGTGTTGGGCATTGTTTTGGTCTACATGGTTATGGCTTCATTGTTCGGCAACCTGCGCGACCCCTTTATCGTCATGTTTTCGGTGCCTTTTGCCTTTACCGGGGTACTCTATGCCTTCTACCTCACGAATACCACCCTGGGAATCATCTCTTTTATGGGGGTGGTAATGCTGATGGGCATCGTGGTCAATAATGCCATCGTGTTGCTCGACTATATTCACCAGCTGAAACGCCGGGGTACCGCCACCTATGCTGCCGTTGTCGAGGCCGGGCGCAGTCGCCTGCGGCCGGTGCTGATGACCACCCTGACCACCTTTTTCGGCATGCTGCCGATGGCGGTTTCCCATAAAGTGGGGGCCGAGGTCTGGAATCCCCTGGGGATCACCATGCTGGGCGGCCTGGCGGTGTCAACCCTGGTGACCCTGGTGCTGATTCCCACTGTCTACTACCAGCTGGAAAGCCGCCGGGAGCAGTGA
- a CDS encoding flavodoxin, with amino-acid sequence MRVLNLWYSSTGNTTLVAERINQAVRDAGHALDVVRVDKATTVDLLAYDLVLAGSGVYAWLPGKPLQDLFEQLRRSYAAAGAIKPASPKLAGKHAVIYCTYGGVHTGINEAVPAVKYMGQLFDHLGFHILAEWYVVGAYRPEKMQAMSHDGRLGDISDRPNDKDLREIEEGVKGILRV; translated from the coding sequence ATGCGAGTATTAAACTTATGGTATTCCTCCACCGGCAACACGACGCTGGTGGCCGAACGAATCAACCAGGCCGTCCGTGATGCCGGCCATGCCCTTGATGTTGTCCGCGTCGATAAAGCAACCACCGTCGATCTGCTCGCCTATGATCTGGTGCTTGCCGGCTCGGGCGTCTATGCCTGGCTGCCGGGCAAGCCCCTGCAGGACCTTTTTGAGCAGTTGCGGCGCAGCTATGCGGCGGCCGGAGCAATCAAGCCGGCTTCGCCGAAGCTGGCCGGCAAACACGCGGTGATCTACTGCACCTATGGCGGCGTCCATACCGGCATCAACGAGGCGGTGCCGGCAGTCAAATACATGGGCCAGCTTTTTGATCATCTTGGTTTCCACATCCTTGCCGAGTGGTATGTCGTCGGTGCCTACCGGCCGGAAAAAATGCAGGCCATGTCCCATGACGGCCGGCTTGGGGATATCAGCGACCGGCCCAACGACAAGGACCTGCGGGAGATTGAAGAAGGGGTCAAAGGCATTCTCCGGGTTTGA
- a CDS encoding TetR/AcrR family transcriptional regulator: MKEKRAARRQEYQDRQRQEILDEALELFSERGYHNVSMQEIAAEAEFAVGTLYKLFANKEELYRAILFDLSEIFADALGQALEEGDGEVERITSYLRVAGEVFMANSRAIRLYFAETRGASFNIRAGLDDELIGRYDEILGWLAEVFATGIGKGVFRPLDPHILARSLDSLACTFLVAWLDDPERYPYEQSIAMIQEIFFRGVMAVKPVPPAAERSSS, translated from the coding sequence GTGAAGGAAAAGCGGGCTGCCCGGCGGCAGGAGTATCAGGACCGCCAGCGGCAGGAGATTCTTGATGAGGCCCTGGAGCTGTTTTCGGAGCGCGGTTACCACAATGTTTCCATGCAGGAGATTGCCGCCGAGGCGGAGTTTGCCGTCGGCACGCTGTACAAGCTTTTCGCCAACAAGGAGGAGCTGTACCGGGCCATCCTTTTTGACCTCAGCGAGATTTTTGCCGATGCCCTGGGGCAGGCGCTGGAAGAGGGTGATGGAGAGGTTGAGCGGATCACCAGTTACCTGCGGGTGGCCGGCGAGGTGTTCATGGCCAACAGCCGGGCCATCCGGCTCTATTTTGCCGAAACCAGGGGGGCGAGTTTCAATATCCGGGCCGGGCTGGATGATGAGCTCATCGGCCGCTATGACGAAATCCTCGGCTGGCTGGCGGAAGTCTTTGCCACCGGCATTGGCAAAGGGGTTTTTCGACCCCTCGATCCCCACATCCTGGCCCGCTCCCTGGACAGCCTGGCCTGCACTTTCCTGGTGGCCTGGCTCGATGATCCTGAAAGGTATCCCTATGAGCAGAGCATTGCCATGATCCAGGAGATTTTCTTCCGGGGGGTCATGGCCGTCAAGCCGGTGCCGCCGGCCGCGGAAAGGAGCAGCTCATGA
- a CDS encoding DUF1847 domain-containing protein has product MTEKNTNFSCVQCSAVWGKQGKTNCWSSSAEEAPVKPKNCPSRDYLDVINECFELYRDNSEDAKLAQVAARVEGMCYQPIPGSEAVNPRWTRVEDTIALAKLMGYQKIGIATCLGLLEESNQLVKILKAQGFDVVSLCCKAGSIDKLELGLTEDEKVRPHTFEPACNPVAQAKLLNRAETDMNIIVGLCVGHDMLFSKYSEAPVTTLVVKDRVTGHNPASVLYGQNFYYKRLQSQPLQIPE; this is encoded by the coding sequence ATGACTGAGAAGAACACCAATTTTTCCTGTGTGCAGTGCAGCGCCGTCTGGGGCAAACAGGGCAAGACCAACTGCTGGAGCAGTTCCGCGGAAGAGGCACCGGTAAAGCCAAAGAACTGTCCGTCCAGGGATTACCTGGATGTCATTAACGAGTGCTTCGAACTCTACCGGGACAATAGCGAGGATGCCAAGCTGGCCCAGGTGGCTGCCAGAGTGGAAGGCATGTGCTACCAGCCGATTCCCGGCAGTGAGGCAGTCAATCCCCGTTGGACCAGGGTTGAAGATACCATTGCCCTGGCCAAGCTCATGGGCTACCAGAAAATCGGCATTGCCACCTGTCTTGGTCTGCTGGAGGAGAGCAACCAGCTGGTGAAGATTCTCAAAGCCCAGGGCTTTGACGTGGTGAGCCTGTGCTGCAAGGCCGGCAGCATCGACAAACTGGAATTGGGCCTCACGGAAGACGAAAAGGTGCGGCCCCATACCTTTGAGCCGGCCTGCAACCCGGTGGCTCAGGCCAAGCTGCTGAACCGGGCAGAAACCGATATGAATATCATCGTCGGCCTTTGCGTCGGCCACGACATGCTTTTTTCCAAGTATTCAGAGGCGCCGGTTACCACCCTGGTGGTCAAGGATCGGGTCACCGGCCACAATCCGGCCAGCGTTCTCTACGGGCAGAATTTTTACTACAAACGGCTCCAGAGCCAGCCCCTCCAGATTCCCGAATGA
- a CDS encoding efflux RND transporter periplasmic adaptor subunit has translation MASSKNGKGRMMTVVVLLVLAGFLLFAFYNVHRSRQEKPQTAAVAAPIPVSTIRAARGPLDWVVATSGDLQSLEDVYVFPKFSGKMIEKILVEKGDRVKRGQLLVILDEEMVNAQVKRAVAAVDVAASQVAMLEKDYQRLAFLYEHKAAPKQQLDRVEAQHDAAQAGLREARAALDELTIVAGDHRIRAAIDGLVADRYVDAGNLADRTKPLLRLANDTTLKVKIAVPEIDYPHVRLGMSGEFSVDAYPRRRFNGTVATITPTLDPATRTAGVELQLPNDNLELRAGMFAHVILRLGRKEALLIPRDTLNRLPGSGSYYVFVVEEGKARLRNISVGLKQGNRVAVTAGLEDGELVVIKGQNRLQDGAAVNLVETLAVEDVRQ, from the coding sequence ATGGCTAGCAGCAAAAATGGCAAAGGCCGGATGATGACTGTGGTGGTGTTGCTTGTTTTGGCTGGTTTTCTGCTGTTTGCCTTCTATAATGTTCATCGGAGCCGGCAGGAGAAGCCGCAGACGGCGGCGGTTGCCGCCCCGATTCCGGTGTCGACGATCAGGGCGGCAAGGGGTCCCCTTGACTGGGTGGTGGCCACCAGCGGCGACCTGCAGTCACTGGAGGATGTCTATGTTTTCCCCAAATTCAGCGGGAAGATGATTGAAAAGATCCTGGTGGAAAAGGGCGATCGGGTAAAGCGCGGCCAGCTGCTGGTGATCTTGGATGAGGAGATGGTCAATGCCCAGGTGAAGCGGGCGGTGGCGGCCGTTGATGTGGCTGCCAGTCAGGTGGCAATGCTGGAAAAGGATTACCAGCGCCTTGCCTTTCTCTATGAACACAAGGCGGCTCCCAAGCAGCAGCTTGACCGGGTTGAGGCCCAGCATGATGCGGCCCAGGCCGGTCTCCGGGAAGCCCGGGCGGCACTTGATGAGCTGACCATTGTGGCTGGTGACCACCGGATTCGGGCGGCCATCGACGGCCTGGTGGCCGACCGCTATGTTGATGCCGGCAACCTTGCCGATCGGACGAAGCCATTGCTTCGGCTTGCCAATGATACCACCCTGAAGGTGAAGATTGCGGTGCCGGAAATCGATTATCCCCATGTGCGCCTGGGGATGAGCGGCGAATTCAGCGTTGATGCCTATCCCCGCCGGCGATTCAATGGTACGGTGGCCACCATCACCCCCACCCTGGACCCGGCCACCCGAACGGCCGGGGTTGAACTGCAGCTGCCCAACGATAATCTGGAATTGCGGGCCGGCATGTTCGCCCATGTTATCCTGCGCCTGGGACGCAAGGAGGCGCTGCTCATTCCCCGGGATACGCTCAACCGGCTGCCGGGCAGCGGCAGCTACTATGTGTTTGTGGTGGAGGAGGGCAAGGCCCGGCTGCGCAATATCAGCGTCGGCCTGAAACAGGGCAACCGGGTGGCGGTGACCGCCGGCCTGGAGGACGGGGAGCTGGTGGTCATCAAAGGGCAGAACCGGCTGCAGGATGGTGCCGCCGTCAATCTGGTGGAAACGCTTGCTGTAGAGGATGTCCGGCAATGA
- a CDS encoding TolC family protein — protein MKPHWVSVLLIVCLLWPPAIWGQDGEPAGVLTLEQAIDEALANHPLIEAALEMRLEAEAGGKSAAADLLPKISTSYSYNRLHNEPYATFGPGSFIISDDDVFTWDVTAVQPLFTGFALTTRKKIAGLESAGREVERQQVMLEVVQNVKVAYARILLARRQLAVAGQEVENLSAHLRDAGYLYDQGMIAYNDLLQSQVALAQAQQQQVRTRQQLEVAKAALNVLLNRDIGADHAILDLAVEPAVSDQLDQLIAEAVAQRPELRYLEVKAQQAELAVKLARSSYYPTVSLVGRYEQSGHNAAASENDYRNSDTASIGVQADWQLFEWGKRPAEVRRKLHALNALRKNVEEAANRVSLEVKTAYSALQVTVENVKTAEAALEQAREHYRITTLQYQQQVATSTAVLDASTFLSRAENNYYGALYGYLISWAELERAVGRNVDIRVKHSDGEQEEGQHG, from the coding sequence ATGAAACCTCACTGGGTGTCTGTCTTGCTGATTGTTTGTTTGCTGTGGCCACCTGCCATCTGGGGACAGGATGGAGAGCCTGCCGGGGTTTTGACCCTGGAGCAGGCCATTGACGAGGCGCTTGCCAATCATCCCCTGATCGAGGCGGCGCTGGAGATGCGCCTGGAGGCGGAGGCTGGCGGCAAAAGTGCCGCTGCCGACCTGCTGCCGAAAATTTCCACCTCCTATTCCTACAACCGCCTGCACAATGAACCCTATGCCACCTTCGGTCCCGGGAGCTTCATCATCAGCGACGATGATGTTTTCACCTGGGATGTGACGGCGGTGCAGCCGCTGTTTACCGGCTTTGCCCTGACCACCCGCAAAAAAATTGCCGGTCTGGAGTCCGCTGGCCGGGAGGTGGAGCGGCAGCAGGTGATGCTGGAGGTGGTGCAAAATGTCAAAGTGGCCTATGCCCGCATTCTGCTGGCCAGGCGCCAGCTGGCGGTGGCCGGCCAGGAGGTGGAGAATCTGAGTGCCCATCTCCGGGATGCCGGCTATCTGTATGATCAGGGAATGATTGCCTATAACGACCTGCTCCAGTCCCAGGTAGCCCTGGCCCAGGCGCAGCAGCAGCAAGTCAGGACCAGGCAGCAGCTGGAGGTGGCGAAAGCTGCGCTCAATGTGCTGCTGAACCGTGATATCGGCGCCGACCATGCGATTCTCGATCTTGCTGTTGAGCCGGCAGTCTCCGACCAGCTCGATCAACTGATCGCCGAAGCGGTCGCTCAGCGGCCGGAACTGCGCTATCTTGAAGTCAAGGCGCAGCAGGCGGAGCTGGCGGTCAAACTGGCTCGCAGCAGCTATTATCCCACCGTCTCCCTGGTGGGCCGCTACGAACAGTCAGGGCATAATGCCGCTGCCAGTGAGAATGACTACCGCAACAGCGATACGGCCAGCATCGGTGTCCAGGCCGACTGGCAGTTGTTTGAATGGGGTAAAAGGCCGGCTGAAGTGCGCCGCAAGCTGCACGCCCTCAATGCTTTGCGGAAGAATGTTGAGGAGGCGGCAAACCGGGTCAGCCTGGAGGTGAAGACCGCCTACAGCGCTCTCCAGGTGACGGTGGAAAATGTCAAGACCGCCGAAGCAGCATTGGAACAGGCCCGGGAGCATTACCGGATCACCACCCTGCAGTATCAGCAGCAGGTTGCCACCTCGACGGCGGTTCTTGATGCCAGCACCTTTCTGAGTCGGGCGGAAAACAACTATTACGGTGCCCTGTATGGTTATCTGATTTCTTGGGCGGAGCTGGAGCGGGCGGTGGGCAGAAATGTTGATATCCGGGTGAAGCATAGTGATGGCGAGCAGGAGGAGGGGCAGCATGGCTAG